gagGGAACGATTCTTACATTCGTTTTTCTTGTTGGTAACGCATCCTTCACTTGATTCTCAGCCACAACCAGCTCGTCCTTTTAGCCGACTCTCATATTGGATTGAGCCGACTCCCATGTTGGATTGAGCCTATCCCTCGTGTTGACAAATTTTTTTCCGCCAGAACATGAATTTGCTGCTTCAATCCCATATGTTCTGATGTAGAAGCATAACGCATATGGGGCATCCGAAATTGTGTTCGACCATTATTCTAACATACTGTTATAGTATATTTTGAGTAACTGTAGAAATAAAAAGATGGTATGCAGTGTGTACATTGGTATTGGTTATGCCCCTAAGGCGACCAGAGAACCCCCTACTTGTTCTGAATAGAGAAATAAAACCCGTCAACTCCTTTCTAATCACCCAATCTATCCTCTATACCACTCAAGTACTAGGGAAAGGCTTGAACTTGGGACCTTTTGGTTCATTACCATATGTAATTTTTGATGATTTTCATTCATGTTTGGCTCACAATGCGTATGGTGCTTGGAGCTCGGTGGCTCTTTTCATCCATGTCACATCATGTTTTTTGTCTTTCAATTGGGAGAGTCCAATCTACACCGATTAAAGCTTCtagggttgtttttttttttttggttcaactCGTTTTTAGCTTTTGTTCCATGTGGGCTCTTAGGAAAGATCCCATCTACTCGAAGTTTCGGATACGTATATATAAAGGGGGTACAAGTGTACGATGTCAATGGCCTTTTCTGTGGCTGGCTTCAACGGAAATTtgcatataaatattataattcaagGTAGAGTGGATAAGACTGAAAAAGGAATATGGAACAGAAGCATATGCTACAGAATATTCCAAGTagtaaaagttttgaaaatatatcaatttcaaATTTGGGTTTTATTTGTAGTTCAAAATTGAAACCTAATTGCAAGCGTTTCATTCGAATTGTTTTTAACTTCAATGGATAATGCGACATACcctttttaaaaactaatcttatttgattttctgaaagaaaaattgataatactttttaagataatattttaaaaataattcttaaagtagttttaaagtcattttgaaaaatgaaattttatttggaagaaagttaaatataaataaacaattttctcattaagtttgctttcaaaaatatattctCGACCGCTTTTAGAACAAAATctcaacaaaataactttagtAAACCATTCACGGAACGTGCTTTAAACTAGAAATCATGTTCTATTtgaaaaagcaaaaaactaTTGTAAGGAGTCATTTCAGACCAAGTTCTGAATTCAACACCTTTGAAATGGaaagattgaaaaaaagaaaagaaaaataagattcaaaatcaataaattatttttatatatattttcaaattcatttcatttaatttcctttattatataaaaattaaataattttaaaatatataaatttttaactaattttaattatatctcattttctttaaaaaaaatttatatggcACTCTTTATCATTGGGATTTCTTTTTACCTTACCGTTGCTGTGTAATATTCAAACATCAAACCAGTCCTTTCCAttgaaattctttatatttagaATGTATTTtacagtaattttagaaagtgtttttcatatttttaatatttgaaagataaaaattttcaaatattaaaaaaactaaaattattttataaaattaccaTTGAACTAATCCTGTATGTCAGGCACTGAttcgttttctaaaattaaaaatatttaacagtTTTTGGAGAAACACTTTGGTCTACACAAATGAAAAGACTTCCCAGTTCACAAAAGTGAATAGAGGATTCATTCACAGCTTCAGGCAACAAAGTACGGCAAATTTTCCAATTCAAAAAGCCCAAAAGAAAAGGGCAAAAAGATGAATAAAAGACACATGAACTAGAAAATGTAATATGAATCTTGCTGTCCTGTTCCATGTGAGAATTATAGTTGTTGCTTACTCTACCACTATTTCTCCAGATTGGTCCACACAAACATCATTGTGGAATTGCTTCAGCAATATAATTTGCTTGGAGATTAACGTGATAAAAAGACAACCTATTCTGCGGCAAATTGATCATATATAGGCTAAAATGAGACCCTGAAGAACGATTATTTATATTAAGGCTTTTAAAGGACACCAAGTGAGATATTGTTTGATGGTTAGACAGTTCAAAGATTTATAGGCTCAAGGATGATCTCAATGTTGAAAGAAAGCTTACTATGGTTGATTACATACCGATGTAAAGGAGGGTGACTTGGGAAGAGAGTCAACTAATGAATAATGGGATCCTGACTGCAGCTATATGTCTATACCACATAATGGTAGTCAAATATTATGAGTCCAAAGTTGAGGCACCAGAAGAAACAATGCTCATGAGAACTGAAGATGGGACAGGTTTTTGGCCTCCTTTCTACATGCCTTGTGTTTGCTTCAATCTCGTACACAAGAAAATGGATGTATTCCTAGTGAATAAGAGCAGTTCAGGCTTTATGATTATGGGAAAAGTTCATGGAGAAAGCCATAATTCTTAAAGAAGTCGAGCGCCTACTAATATATTTGAAGGatgttagaaaaatatatgtaaCAGAGAAACAATCAAAGATCAAGTCTCTAAGTGGTCAATCTACTTCTCAGAGGACATGGATTCTCTAtggtacaaaaaaataatacctTGATTTGATCTTTCTGTATGAAAATGTATTTGGagaagaaacaagtgatcataCCAAAATTTCTTGAGAAGCATCCTCTAAACTTTCACCAGGTGTGACTCAGCTAATGAAGAATTAAGATCTTCTCGTGATTGTGATCTCCTGCTCTGTAGATGCATCTGACTTCGGTGAGGGGACCAGAAGGAGCCCATGGTGCTATTGTCAAATTGCATCTGCCCCAAGCTACCTGAGGAATAACTGTGTGAGACACTGCTAGTTGATGGGTATAAGGAAGACTCCATAAGCTGGATGCTGCTGCCACCGAAACCATGTCCTGTGCCAAATGGTCTGTGTTGGCCACCCGCTATTGTTGGACTCAGAGGCATCTTCACCCTTCCATCACCTGAGAAGTTAAACAAGGACAAATAAATTAACAACAAAATAGTTATACTGACCATGGGAAGGaaataatgaaataaacaagaaacaaaaagctcCATGAACATGAGAAACAATGCACAAGTGTTAGGATCGTGGAACATGGTAATGAGAAACTAAGgtctcactcatggaaatgcaaaAGAATTCGTTAAAAAGttcaatggaagaagaaaacTAAATGCAGCAGTACTTTGGAAAGAGCCTGAAATTCTCCTATTTTATGCCAAACAtatttagcttagaattattatctaaacgatctttaaattttttatggacAAGCTGTATGAACCCATCaaatgcttttaaatttttgagagtGATAGTCTGGTTCAAAATCATGCACCCACAAAACATGCTTGTGCATATGTATGTGTCTAGTAAATAAAAGGATATCATGTGTGTATGCATGTAGATATGCATTTATCAAATGTCTATTAAACCGATATAGGATGGAATAAGGTGATTGATTCCTAAGATTTGTATGATGCTCCAACAGAACTCTTGAGATGCATcatgctaataaaaaaaattagggtctTAAAATGTTAAAGATAAGCCTTTGATCTGGATGTTATCATGTgtcaaatttaatatcccatTGCTTTGTTCAGATTGGGAGGACTCTCTTTACGGTCTTCAAACATTCCATTATACGGGTTTTGGTCTCTTGCATGAGAAGATTTCTTGGGAGGAAAGCTACAAAATCCAGAAGTTAAGCATACTTCTTTTCCCTTCTAGGAAATGACAGAGCAAAAATTTATGAGCAGCTAAGAATAGTATAAGAACAGAATAAGAAATGATTTTCAGGGATTGTAGTGAATATATACTGGTATTATTTCACAATGCTTTAGAATTATGCACAACTCACTAGTGTTGAAGAAGAGCTTACCTGAACTGATAGGACTCCAACTCTGAAACCGGAAAGGAGATGGAATATTTAGAACTGATGTAGTAGATGCACTGTTCTGCCTAAAGAGCGGGAGATGTGGCCTACGGAAAAATCTTGGCATCCAATTGCCAACACATGATAATGCACAAAGCACAAAAAACAATGAAACAGCCAAAACTACAAAGAGAAAAACTGGATTTATCTTCATTTGGAGTATTTCATATCTAGGAAGCCCAATCCTAGCTGAAAAAGAATTCCCAGCTTCCAACAGGGCAACCCCAAGTGTCCAGGTAATACTCCCAGAACCAATAGTTACTTGGTTATCTGTAATATGCAAACCCTCTCTCAATAATAAAGCAATATACGGTGCCCTAAAGCAGTATTGTTCTATGAAGGGCTGTGGAGCAACACTATTCTTTGCAACTTCCCAGGTTTTTTCACAGAATTCTTGACCTTTCTCCAGTACATCATCAAGCGTGGCATCTTTAGTCAAGTTGAAAAACCGATACACTACAAAAAAGCCAGACATTGCATAGAATTTGCCATAAGGACGAGGTGAGTTATCAGAAAGAGCACAAGGTTGTACTTCACAATCAAGCCCTGGACTTAGATCCGACCATTCTGACAAATTTACAGCAATTTTTGCAAGGGCATTGCATTCATCCCATTTTGGTGCACCTATAAGCCAGATGGCAATTCCTGGTTTTCCTCCTTTGCCCAAGGTTTTTCCTCCAACAAGAGGGCTCCCACCTTCTTGGAAGCGAGAAGCACAATGAGAACAGACATATTGCTTTTTGTAACCAGAGTGCAAGCAAGGATGCTTGAGTTCTATTTTCCCATTAAGTAGATCTGCATTAGCACTTTCAGGAAGCTTCTTGAGAAGATGAACCACAGACTTGTCAAAGGCATCATTCAAACCATATCCAGATAGAGAATAGGCATTTAGATGATGGTTAACAGCTCCAATTTTCACACTTAGGTTAGTTTCATTATGCACATGATTCCTACTCTCAAAAGTAACCTGTAATGATGAGCCGCCCAGGTCAAGTGCACCAAATGTTGCTTGTTTCAGTGAGGACCCTAATGTACGAGTGTGATAGTTAAGAGCTATCCATCCAAAATAAGCTTCCTCCATGCCAGTGATGATCTTAACCCATTCTTCATGGCACAAGAAAGGTGAATCCTTCATTATGGATCGTGCATTGTTAAGAAGCCAGTCTGAATCAGATTTCGGCAGCCTGCGTACACCAGCTGTGGCATAAAGGAAGAGAGAAGTAGACTTATGTGAATGCTTGGGGATTTGTTTCTCTGCCCATCGAAGAAGAGGTTTTATTGCAGCTTTCAAGCCAGATACATTATTCACCAACTTATCAAGTCCAGGTTCCGTCTCCATTCGATCATAAGCACGCCCACTCTGTgaacttggtttttttttaggaCCTTCCGCAAATGATCTCAATACAATGGGGAAACTTCCATCTTTCTTGTGAGCAATGTTTGCTTTATATACATAAGCTCGAGTTCCAGTACTCCCAGAATCAAGTACAACATAGAATTTGGATGCCTCTTGAGACCAGTTAGAATAAAAGTATAttgaaacaatatatataagaGAAGCAAATGACAGCAGACACAGGAGAACCATGAGGGCTCGCACCCACTTCTTCCGAACAAATGGGTTTGCTGGCAGTCCCTTTTCCTTAGAAAAACTTAAGCcaccattttctccttgtaaggGATGAGGTTGTTTTGCCAGGATTAGACTCCTATCAGCCTCAAGGCTGAGATCACCTTCTTCTAGATTCAGTCGACGATATGCTGAGAAATCTTGGAGGGATGAGGAGAGTCGCAAATTACTCTTCTGTCCAGTGCTGGGAAAACCAAAACCATGACCAGAACCTGCCTGAGGGGATAACCCAGATGACACATACGGGATGGTAGAAGACTGAGGAGCTGAAAAGCGACTAGCTGAGGCAGAAATAATTTCTGCAATTCTACTGAAAACCATCTTATGCAAAAATCTAACAATTACTAGAACAGTAAAATATCATCCTGGAGGTTTGATGCCTGAATATGCGAAAAAACACTTATATGCCCCCTCTTAACATGGTGCTTTATGCAGCTTATACAACAATAAATTTAATGAATCGTTCAACTGAGGTGCTACTTGAGAGTACAAAGGCTGCAAAATTGAATAACAGGAACTCATTAGTTGTATAACACaaacacaaaaggaaaaaacacatttaaattaaaaaaaaaaaatgtatcatcCTACAATTtcaagtttttcatattttcctgaCAGAAATAGTTAAGAGGAAATTTTTTTCCCTGGAAACATCTTTCCATTTACGGCTTCTTCAATTTAGCCAAACATTTATCTGGGCTATTTAGTTAGAtgttggaaaaaggaaaatttcccCTTTAAACCTAAACTAAATTTTCCCAGAAAGTATTTTGTCCAAACAAACAGAGCTTATGACCAAAGTTTTAAACTTAGTTAGACATAAGATCTTCAACCGAACAACCACACAATTAAGAACGAGACCGCACGTTCAATTTTTTTCGGTTTTTTCATTATCAATATTATTACAAATCTTCTTCTCACCTCATTGCAAATTTtcctagaataaaaaaatatatgtagaaTTTCAATCAGTTTTGGTTTCTTAAAAAAGTGCGAAATTGGACTCAAACTACGCCAACTAGTTTTACCAGACCTAGTTGATTCAAAATTGTAGAACGCAAAATTCCTATCTTCCTTTCTCTTCCCCTCAGGATTTTCTCGCGACCAAACAGATCACCACATTGTCTTACGATGAAATCACAAAAAACGAAAACCGAACTTCCAGATCTCCgatttattaaaattcaatcaaGAATTAgcgaaaaaataatttaagaaaaaaaaaacgaagaacCAAATCAACTCACGTAATCATCAATGGAGAAGAGTAGGCGTAGCAGATCAAGAAGCCTCGTCAATGGAGGCGGAGACGATGATCCACCGCAGTGACTGTGCGACCTACTCCACCAGATCGGTGGACTCTAGAGTCTGGGACTATGGCGATCTTCTCACTCTCACGCCATTTTGAATCgtctctttttttaattttattttatttttcctgttttagtttttatttttatttttatgttatttttcgCGAATTTCTCGAGCTATATTCGTGCGTACTGAATTTGAAAACGACGACCATCTGTTGAtcgaaacgacgtcgttttgaagTGGCCCATAAAATCCAATTCCTTTCACGGTATAAGATTAATTCCGATGGACCCTCTCACCCGCGGTTCAGCCAGAAAGGGAAATTATGCATACGCAACCGTGCAAGTACCCGATGTTTTTTGTCTGTCGTCACCCAATGTTGGTGAAGTTTGCTACACCGACGGCTATGCATTTATAATATAGCGAAATACATAAAAAGGAAGGGGAATGTTCAATGTGTTctataatgatattttattattaaaaattttattttttaagataacttataaaaaatcatccttatatttttacttatgCCTAATTTGAtgcccaatttttttaaacaaatttttcttaaattatacttaaatattaaataaggtattttattaagtatttttgttaaaatttgataaaaaaaattatataccaATCACttgtatatttatatgaaaattttataatatgtttaaatatataaattttgtcatcatatatatatattaatccaATGACATTTTTGGACCAAGTCCTTAGAACTCTTCATAGGACCAAAGTCTTGGGATGCTAATCGCCCTATAATAATCAAAATCGGATAAATTTAAACTCAAGACTTTATGCTATTTATTGAACCACTAGTATTCGCCTCATTGGTCTATCCTAGTGggttaatcaattttttttatttaagctttgaaaataatttaagaactaGATTAAAACTTGAgagaaaatatacaaataaccaatatttgatttttttaatttgagacgctggtataattaaacaaaaaaaaaagagagaatataaTTTTAGATAGACAATCAAGTCAATCAAAGTCAACACGACCTATTCATCTCAATTGGCAGTCTCCCCAGCATTTACTGTTGAATTCAGATTTTAGGAATCATGGGACACAATTAAATGCTGCACACAGCCTACAATTGCTCCCAATTAAGTCAATTACAAGGAGAAATACAGCTGATTGTGTTTCAGAAGGAAAATACGTAAATCATTAGATAAAAACTGATTAacagattaaaaacatttgaggctcaaacataattttattctaCAAAGCAACaaataactgtttttaaaaactgttgtcaaaagttgtttttcaaaattgttttcgaaaataattatcaaattggCCTTATATTTCTTTCATATCAAATGGATGGTAGGTACAAAATGAACTAAGCCCTTGGGCTTTTGCTAATCCCTTTATTAGTACGGGTAGTATTTCCCATGTTCAGACAGCAAAATGTAATGGGTCTGATGAATTATCTTTTTGAACTAAAAGCAAGGTATGTGTCTCCTTTACTTTCTAGTTTGGAGGGTAGGTTCATTAAAAGCGATTGACATTTCAACTACAAGGTGATATTGATTAGGCTTGACTGCATTTgcttatatttaatgtttttcaGAATATACTCAAATCACAATCatataaagagataaaaagGTCAGAAGCTACATTGGCAACTTGCAATTTTGAAAGGCAGATGACAATAACATTTCTCCTTGTCTGTTTATACATAGCCCATAGTTTGCATCCAGCCTATCTTCTGAAAATTTGCAATTCCCAAGACCGCCGTCTCATATTTACAGTGTGCCCATAAATTGCTAGTATCAACACTACTCTACAACTGTAAAGCTTAAGTTATCTCTATGCATATGTTTGTGTAACAAGCTATATACCCAAAGGGTGGAAGATATGTACTTGTATCTATCTATGTGTAAACagctatattttttttgataggttatGTGTAAACAGCTATATTATACCTAAGTATAAAGGTGAAATATAAACGCTCCATGTTAGGAACTCGAGAATGTAAGCTATATTTTAAACTCACAAGATATGGCAGGGATTCAAGGTTTCATGTATTGGAATGGTGGAGGAATCATTTTTCTCCCTTGGCAACCTGCAAAAGAGTTGAGATTGCAGTTAACAATAGAAGAACTCCCAGTATGGTATTATCATGGGGAACAGTTATTCTAAGGATGCTCACCtatcacccaaaaaaaaaagaaaaaaaaaaaaaagggagaagtTATTCTAAGGATGCTTGTGAAAGTGGCTTGTCATTGGACGGTACACATCTAAGAAGTCTTATCCTAATGGAGTTCTGTTTGAATCTGGTAAATTATGACCGAGAGGGAAAAAGTCAAGAAGGAAAATCCATTTCTCTTGCTTGGTTGTGATGCAAATtg
This DNA window, taken from Vitis riparia cultivar Riparia Gloire de Montpellier isolate 1030 chromosome 13, EGFV_Vit.rip_1.0, whole genome shotgun sequence, encodes the following:
- the LOC117928909 gene encoding probable apyrase 7 — protein: MVFSRIAEIISASASRFSAPQSSTIPYVSSGLSPQAGSGHGFGFPSTGQKSNLRLSSSLQDFSAYRRLNLEEGDLSLEADRSLILAKQPHPLQGENGGLSFSKEKGLPANPFVRKKWVRALMVLLCLLSFASLIYIVSIYFYSNWSQEASKFYVVLDSGSTGTRAYVYKANIAHKKDGSFPIVLRSFAEGPKKKPSSQSGRAYDRMETEPGLDKLVNNVSGLKAAIKPLLRWAEKQIPKHSHKSTSLFLYATAGVRRLPKSDSDWLLNNARSIMKDSPFLCHEEWVKIITGMEEAYFGWIALNYHTRTLGSSLKQATFGALDLGGSSLQVTFESRNHVHNETNLSVKIGAVNHHLNAYSLSGYGLNDAFDKSVVHLLKKLPESANADLLNGKIELKHPCLHSGYKKQYVCSHCASRFQEGGSPLVGGKTLGKGGKPGIAIWLIGAPKWDECNALAKIAVNLSEWSDLSPGLDCEVQPCALSDNSPRPYGKFYAMSGFFVVYRFFNLTKDATLDDVLEKGQEFCEKTWEVAKNSVAPQPFIEQYCFRAPYIALLLREGLHITDNQVTIGSGSITWTLGVALLEAGNSFSARIGLPRYEILQMKINPVFLFVVLAVSLFFVLCALSCVGNWMPRFFRRPHLPLFRQNSASTTSVLNIPSPFRFQSWSPISSGDGRVKMPLSPTIAGGQHRPFGTGHGFGGSSIQLMESSLYPSTSSVSHSYSSGSLGQMQFDNSTMGSFWSPHRSQMHLQSRRSQSREDLNSSLAESHLVKV